ATAACGCACAGCTAATCGTGTAACAGCTTCAGGTTTGGCAAATTTCATATATAGAGGCCACAATTCTTGAGCTTCTTTACGAATATCCACCCAGTCTGAATAAGGTCTCAAACGGTTGAAGGTAAAACCATCAATTCTAAATTGAACGACTTGTTTTTTATCATTTGTTTTTAATAAAAATCCTTGTATGCCTAAGTTCTCGATTTGTAGGTCAATTGGCTTTCCATTTTTAATTTCATGATGCCCTCTCAATAAAGATTGCTCCTCAACTATAGGGTAGTTATTAGAAAGCTTCTCCTTCAAAGGAATAAATTCTTTGGTTTGAAATGAGTCTGGAAGTTTTGTTCGAATATCTATCAATGCTTCTGTTATAGGAGCATTGTTT
The candidate division KSB1 bacterium genome window above contains:
- a CDS encoding TIGR04255 family protein, translating into MAQQRHLNNAPITEALIDIRTKLPDSFQTKEFIPLKEKLSNNYPIVEEQSLLRGHHEIKNGKPIDLQIENLGIQGFLLKTNDKKQVVQFRIDGFTFNRLRPYSDWVDIRKEAQELWPLYMKFAKPEAVTRLAVRYINQLNIPLPIHDFSEYLISAPNIPEELPQAVMSFLNRVTIYDPTQEITANITHSFESVPQPNSVTIILDIDVFKQGDFPIDNKEIWYIFEKLRDMKNRIFFSSITEKAARLFE